TCCATTGCGCCATGCTCGGGGGCAACGTCCTGGCCGGAGGGGAATCGGAGAACGCGCGGACCCTTTACCCTTCCACCTCCCCCGCTCGGGCAAAGGAGACGCAGCCGACCGACTCGAGTGGCCCGGAGTGCCCGCCTCCTCCCCGCTTGAGAGCGTGATGAAGAATTCCATGTACGGAGGCTTTTTCAACCGCCTGTCAAGCGGACCGCACATACGATCTGCCGGGCAGGGCCTTTACGAGGCCCTTCAGTTCCAGGGTCATCAACGCCCCGAGGACATCCCCCGCAGGCAGGCGGGTCTTGCGGACGACCTCGTCGATATGCAGCGGGTAGACATCCAGCGCTCGAAAGACCACTCCCTCCACCCCATCCGGGGCCTCGGGCGAAGCAGCCGGTTTCCCGACGCCCGTCTCCACGCGCGGCCGAATCGCCAACTCCTCGAGGATGTCTTCCGTACCCTCGACGAGCCTCGCCCCCTGCTTCAGCAGAAAGTGCGTGCCCGCACTCTTGATGGAATCGACGCTCCCGGGCACGGCAAAGACCTCCCGCCCCTGTTCGAGGGCCTGGGCGGCGGTGATGAGGGATCCGCTTTTGCGTGTGGCCTCCACCACGACCACCCCCCGGCTCAAACCGCTGATCAGGCGATTGCGGATCGGGAAGTTGCGGGGCTCCGGCAGCGTTCCCATGGGGAACTCGCTCAGGACCGTTCCGGTCTCGAGGATCCGCGCCATGAGCCGGCCGTTCGACCGGGGGTAGACCTGATCGACCCCGGTGCCCAAGACCGCGACGGTGTAACCCCCCGCATCGAGGCAGCCCCAGTGCGCTGCGGTGTCGATCCCGCGGGCCATGCCGCTGACCACCGCCACGCCGCCCCGGCCAAGGCCCCGGCCGAGCCGTTCGGCCACATTCAACCCGTAGTGGCTGGCGTTGCGCGAGCCGACCACGGCCACCGGCGTCCCATTCTGAGGCGGCACACGCCCCCTGACATAGAGCACCATGGGCGGTGCGTGGATCTCCCGCAGTTCGTGCGGATAATCCCGGTCCCCGTAGGTCAGGATGCGGACCCCGCACCGCTCCGCGGCCTCCAGCTCTTGGACCGGATCCACCGCGGGCTCGCGGCGCGCGATCGACCGGACCGCCTCCTGCCTGATCCCCACCACCCGGAGGAGATTCTCCGGATCGGCATTGAAGACCCCGCGCGGGTCCCCGAACGTATCGATCAGGCGTTTGAAGGTCCTGTTCCCCAGCCCGGGTATCAAATAAAGCCCCAGCCAGTAACACCGTTCGTCAGACCAGGTTTGCATGGGATCGGCAAGAGATCGGCATCGGGTTCAGAGAAACCGGACCGGGCCGCGGCGCAGCGTTATCCGGTGTTCGGTGGATCCTCCCGGGGCCGGAGGCGTATACGTCGTGGGGGGGCGTTCATCCCGGTCCTGCCCCCGCAATCGAGGACCGGAGACGATCCATCGGCGGCGGTTGACCCCGCTGATCGATCAGGTTCGAAGTATAAAGCAGACCCGCCGGGGTTAGTCAAGGACAAATTGGATCAAGCCGCCCCATCCCCCGTGCCCGGCGCCTTCCCCATCCGATCCAGGGCATAGAGGGTGGCGCCCACCGGGGCGAAGGAGAGGAGAAAGATGTTCACGGCGGGCACCAGGAAAGGGAGCCCGAAACCCAGGTGAAAGAGCAGGTTTTTCTTGAAGAGCCCGAAACGCTCGCCGAAGGGCAGCAGCCGGCGCGCCGGGACGAGATCCGTGTTGTCCCAGGCCAGAAAGCACACCGCCGCGGCCGATGAAAGGAGCACCCACAAGGGTCCGAAGGGCAGCAGCCAGCCGAAGACCATCAGGATCAGCGACCCCGCTACCGGCAGCACGGCCCGCGGGATCTCCTGCCCGATCAGATAGAGGAGAACCTTCAGAAGGCCCCCGCTCGGCTCCTCTACATGGCCGGTTACGATCTTTTCGGTGATGCGGGACATGTAGTCCATGACGAGCACGGCAAAGACGATCTGGGCCACCAGATAGGAAAGCACGGCGGCCACCCCCATCAGGAACAGGGACAGGAGCCACGAGAGCAGCACCCAGAGCCAGAGGATCCAGCGGCTTTCGGGCCGCGTCCACACCGCGTTGAGGATCTCCTGATGATAGACGAGGACCAGCGCCGAGGCCGCCACGGTCAGGAGCAGCACCACCGCCAGCCGCAGAATGCCCCAGAACAGGAGCCGCGGCCGCCTGAAGGCCAGGCTCAGCCCCTTTGCATGGTAGGTGAAACCCTGTAGAAACGATTTCATGACGTTTGCAACCTCTCCTTCCGAATCGGGCTTTTCGGCGGCTCGAAGACCACGCCGCGTTCGAGCGCTTGGACGACCCGCCCGGACAAACACATCCGCTGGTTCGGCGGCGCAAGCCGATCAGCCGCGACGCGCGCCGCCGAACAAGCCTCCTCTGCATCCTCGACGGGAGCCGGACCAGGCGCACTCGGTTGCTGACGGGAGGCCTCAGAAAATCCAGCCGCTGAGCATGCCGCACGGCACAGCCCTCTTCGGTACCCTTGGCGGTGAGCCGTTGCAGGCGCGCGCGGCTGATGACGTGATAGGTGCATTCATCACGCTCAATCCGCCGGGTGAGCCGTTGCAGGCGCGCGCGGCTGATGACCGCAAGCCTCAGACGAACTCAGCCGCTGACCACGCCGCAGGGCACAGGGTCCTTCGGCGCAGGCGGCGGCGAGCCGCTGCAGGCACGCCCGTTTGTGGACAAGAAAGCTCAGATCGACTCCGTCGTCTTCCGGACGGCGTGCCCCCCGAACTCGCGCCGGAGCGCCGCCACCACCTTGTCCGAAAAATTGTCGTCCACGCGGCTGCGGAAGCGGCTCATCAGCGACAAGGTCAGCACGGGGGCCGGCACCCCGCTCTCGACGGCCTGAAGCGCCGTCCACCGGCCCTCCCCCGAATCCTCGACGAAGGCGCCGATGTCGGCCAGACGCGCGCTCCTCGAAAACATCCCCTCGGCGAGTTCGAGAAGCCAGGAGCGGATGACGCTCCCCTGGTTCCACAGGTGCGCCACCTTCGCGTAATCCAGGTCATCGGAGTAGGCGGAGGCGTCCAGGATCCCGAACCCCTCGGCATAGGCCTGCATCATCCCGTATTCGATCCCGTTGTGGACCATCTTCAAAAAATGCCCCGCGCCCGTCGCGCCGCAGTGCAGGACGCCCTCCGCCGGCGCGAGCGACCGGAAAACCGGTTCCAGGATGTCATAAACGCGCTTCCCGCCCCCTACCATCAGGCAGTATCCGGCTTCGAGGCCCCACACCCCGCCGCTCACCCCGACGTCCACGTAGTGGATCCCCTTCGGGGCCAGGAGTTCGGCGCGGCGCACGTCGTCTTTATAATAGGTATTCCCGCCGTCGATGACCATGTCCCCGCGGGATAGGATCCCGGCCAGCCGCGTCAGGTGCTCGTCCACCGTGGCGCCGGCAGGCAGCATGAGCCAGACCGCACGCGGCGCTGCGAGCTTCTTCACAAGCTCTTCCAGACTGAACGCCGCCCCGGCTCCCTCGGCCGCCAACCGCTCCGTCTTCTCCCGGGTCCGGTTGTAGGCCACCACCTCGTGCCCGCCCCGGATGAGCCTCCGGGCCATGTTCATCCCCATCCGCCCCAATCCGATCATCCCTATCTGCATCCGGCCCTCCTTCCAGGGCGCCGCCTCCGGCTATTCAAAGCGGCCCCGCGCCCATGGGGCCTCCGCCGTCTTTTTTCCTTCAAACCTTCGGCCCTGCCGGCCTCGGCCCCCCATGCCATCCCATCCGGTGGCCCTCCGGCGAATGCGCCGGCGCCCTCCGCAAACCCGTGCTTCACACCCATTGTATCAGGATCTGCGAAGCTTTCAACCGCCGCTCGCCGTTATGAGAGTCGCTCAAAAAATGAACATAATAAGCGGTTTAAAAATCACCAGGGTCGGATTACCATTCGAGCACATCAGAAGGATCGCACCGGCCTTGGGAAAGCGCATGAGCAGGACCCTGCCTACCCTGCTCGTCAGCCTGGATCTGGTCGTGAATGCGCGCAAGGTGTGTGAGAGCTACTGCGTGAGGACCGGATATGATTCTATTTTTTGATACCTCGGCGTTGGTCAAATTTTTTCATCGGGAGGAGGGAACCAATTGAAGAGATGCTGTTCGTGGCAGCCGATGATATTCTGCTCAAGGCTGTTAAGGCAATAGGAGCAAAGGCAATAAACCCTCTTTCGGGGCCGGAGATTATCATGCCGTAAGCCATGAGAGGCTTGAAGGTGTGATGCGATTGCGGCTTGATCGGCTCGCCCTCCCGGTGGTATAAAGCGCTACTGTCTTAATTTTCCCTTTGAGAGCGGTGTTTTCCTCAAGCGATTGAAACGGTTGGAGGCCCCTTTTCGGTCCGGATCGGGCGCACCCTTGTCCCGCCGCAGAAAGCGGGCCCCATGACCAACCGGCGCAGGGGGCCTCCGCGCGAACACCCGGCAACCAGCCTGAAGGACGGACGAAACATTGAAAAAACGCCTCATATTGATTGTTTTCGTCATCCTGCTCCTCGGGGTAGGCCTGCTGGTCTATCTCGGACAGCGGCGCGAGAAGACGGCGGAGCGGTATTACTCCGGGACCATCGAGAGCATCGAATCCAACATCGCCTTCCAGGTCAGCGGCCGGGTCCAGGAAGTGCTGGTGGACGAAGGCCAGGCCATCCGGAAGGATCAGGTCCTCGCCCGTCTCGACCCCACGACCTACGAGGCCCGGGTCCAGAAGGCCGCCGCCGACCTCGAGCAGACCGTCCACGCCGCCGCCGAGGCCGAGGTCCAGCTGGCGGCGGTCGAGATTGCCGCGCCGGCGGCGGTGGCCCGAGCCGAAGCGGCCGTCCGGTCGCTCGAGGCCAACCTCGAGGAGCTGACGGCCGGATACCGCAAGCAGGAGGTCCATCGGGCCGAGCAGGCTCTTCTCGCCGCACAGGCGACCCTGGAAGAGGCGCGCAGGGACAAGGAACGCTACGAAAAGCTCTTCGAGCGGAAGGTCGTCTCGGCCGCCGAGATGGAGGCCTACGCCCTGCGGCATGAGACCGCTCTGCGCGAATACGAAAGGGCCAAGGCGGCCTCCGACCTCTCGCGCGAAGGGTTCCGCAAGGAGTCGATCAAGGCGGCCGCGGCCCGGCTTTCCGAGGGCCGCGCGGCCCTCGAGGAGGCGCGGGGCAACCTGAAAAAGGTCGATGCCGCCCGCGCGGCCCTCGACGTCGCACGGGCCCGCGTCCAGGCGGCGGAGGCGGCGCTCCGCCTCGCCCGAACCGAAAGCGGCTACACGGTCCTCGAGGCCCCGTTCGACGCCATCGTCACCAGCCGCAACGTCGAACCGGGCGAGGTGATCACACCGACCCGGGAGGTCCTCTCGATCGCCGACCTCCATCTGGTCAAGCTCAAGATCTTCGTCGGCGAGACGGAGATCGGCCGCGTCAAGCCCGGACAGAACGCCGTCGTCAAAACGGACACCTTCCCGGCAAAGGAGTATCGGGGGACGGTGAGCTACATCTCGCCCGAGGCGGAGTTCACCCCCAAGATCATTCAGACCCACAAGGAACGAGTCAAACTCGTCTACCTCGTCAAGATCTCCCTCCCGAACCCGGACCTCGAACTGAAACCAGGAATGCCGGCCGATGCCTGGCTCGAATGAACACCCCGCGGGTGAGGACAAGCCCGCCCGGCCGGCGCCGATGATCGAGGTCCAGGGCGTGTCGAAGCGCTACGGCGCCGAGGAGGCGGTCTCGGCGGCCGATTTTACGATCGAGCGGGGGATCGTCTTCGGCCTCGTCGGGTCGGACGGGGCCGGAAAGACCACGCTCCTGCGCATGATGGCCACGATGCTCAAACCCGACACGGGACGGATCGTCATCGGCGGATTCGACGCCGTCCGCGAGCGGAACCGGGTCAAGCGGCTGATCGGCTACATGCCGCAGCGCTTTGGACTCTATCAGGACCTCACCGTGGAGGAAAACCTCGACTTCTTCATGGACATCTACGGCATCCCCGGGCGTCTTCGCGCCTCGAAGCGCGAAAGCCTCCTCGGGTTCTCGAACCTTCTGTCCTTCGTCGAACGTCAGGCCCGGCACCTTTCGGGCGGCATGAAACAGAAGCTCGGACTGGCCTGCGTCCTCGTCCACGAGCCGGAGGTCCTCATCCTCGACGAGCCGACCAACGGGGTCGACCCCGTCTCCCGGATGGAATTCTGGGAAATCCTCACGGAAAGACGCGCCCAGGGCATGACCGTCGTAGTCTCGACCGCCTACCTCGACGAGGCGAGGAAGTGCGACCGCATCCTCCTCATGCACCGCTCGCGCATCCTCGCCGAGGCCGCCCCGGACACCCTGTACGAAGGCTTTGCCGACCTCGAATCCGCGATCATCCACCGCATCCGGGATATCGACGAGGGTCCTGAACATGGCCAATTCGAACACTGATGCGGTCCGCGTCAAGGATCTCGTCAAACGCTTCGGGGCCTTCACGGCCGTCGCCGGCATATCCTTCTCCGTCAAGCGGGGCGAGATCTTTGGACTCCTCGGCCCGAACGGCGCCGGCAAATCGACGACGATCCGCATGCTATGCGGCATCATCCGGCCCACCTCCGGCGAGGGGCACGTCGCCGGATACGACCTCTTCACCGAGTCCGAGCGGATCAAGGAGCACATCGGATACATGTCCCAGCGGTTCTCGCTCTACGAGGACTTGACGCCCTTCGAGAACATCCGCTTCTATCTCGGCATCTACAACGTGCCGGTGCAAAGCTGGCCCGAGAAGATCGACCGGACCCTCGCCATGACCCGCCTTGAGGACGCCCGCAACCGCTTGACCCGCGACCTGCCCCCCGGCCTCCGGCAGCGGCTCGCCCTCGGATGCGCCCTCCTCCACCAGCCCGCCGTGCTGTTCCTGGACGAGCCGACCTCCGGGGTCGACCCTCTCACCCGCCGCCGCTTCTGGGAGTTCATCCGGGAGCTGGCGGAGGGCGGCGTGACGGTCTTCGTCACGACCCACTACATGGACGAGGCCGAACACTGCGGACGGATCGTCATGATCCACGACGGGGTGATCGTCGCGGAGGGCTCCCCGGCCGCCATTATCGCCGAGCACCTGCCGGAGGGCGGAGGAGGACTGAACGAGGCCTTCGTGGCCCTGATGCGGAGGAGGCGTCCATGAGGCCCGCCGCCGCCAGGGCCATCGCCCGCAAGGAATACTATCACCTGATACGGGACTTCCGCAGCCTCTACCTGGCCTTCGCCATCCCCCTGCTCCTGATCCTGATCTTCGGCTACGCCCTCAGCCTCGACGTCGAAAACGTGCGCACGATGGTCGTCGACTACGACCGGACGCCGCTTTCCCGCGACCTGATCCAGCGCCTCGACGCCACGGTCGCCTTCCGCGTCGTGGCGCACCTCCCTCGCAGCGAGGACCTCGCGGCCGAACTCGATGCAGGGCGGACCACCCTCGGAATCGTGATCCCGCCCGGCTGGAGCGCGGAGCTCCGGGCCGATCGCCAGGCGCCGCTCCAGGTCCTCATCGACGGGAGCGACCCCAACTTCGCCGGCATCACCAAGAGCTACGCGGAGGCGTTCATCCAGGGATACAACCTCGCCCGGCTTCAGGCCTTTCTCGACCGCAGCGGCATGGGCCCCATCGACATCCCGGTCGAGGGCCGCGTACGGGTCTGGTTCAACGAGGACCTGGAGAGCCGGAATTTCATCGTGCCGGGGATCATCGCCATCATCATCATGATCGTGGGCGCCATGCTGACGAGCCTGGTGATCGCGAAGGAATACGAAGACGGCACCATGGAGACGATCCGCTCCCTGCCTGTGACCGCCCTCGAGTTCCTCCTCGGAAAAGCGGCCCCCTACTTCTTCATCGCGCTCGTCGACGTCCTGATCGCGGTCCTGATGGGCCAGGTCCTCTTCGGCGTCGTCATGAAATCGAGCTTCTGGCTGATGATCCTGGCCTCGGCCGTCTATCTCTGCGTCGCCCTCAGCCTGGGCTTCCTGATCTCCATCCTGACGAAGTCCCAACTCGTCGCTAACCAGCTGGCGGTGCTCGTGACCTACCTGCCTTCGCTCCTCCTCTCCGACTTCGTCTTCCCGGTCGTCAACATGCCTCCGCTCCTCCAGAAGGTCACCGCGGTCGTGCCGGCGACCTATTTCATCGACATCATGAACGGCCTCTACCTCCGGGAACTCGGGTTGGCCCATCTCTGGACCAGCTATGCCGTGCTGCTCGGGATGTTCGCCGCCCTCGGGATCGGCACGCTCCTGGCGCTCAAACGGGAAGGACTCTGAACATGAAGAGATTGCGGATCAGGGAACTCGTCAGGAAGGAATTCATCCAGCTGTTCCGGGACCGCAAGAACCGGCCGCTGCTGATCATCACGCCCCTCGTGCAGCTGATCCTCTTCGGCTACGTCGTCAGCACGGACGTCAGGGACATCCGCCTCGCCCTGGTCGACCAGAGCCGCACCGTCGAAAGCCGCATGCTGCAGGATGCCTACGATGCCAACGAGACCTTCCGCATCCTCCTCTTTCCGGACGACACCCGGGGACTGGAGCAGGCCCTGCTCGAACGGCGCGTCGACATGGCGGTGGTCATCCCGCCGGATTTCAGCGCGACGCTCCGCTCGGGCCGGACGGCCGATGTGCAGATCCTCGTCGACGGCAGCATGAGCAACATGGCCTCGGTGCGCATCTCCCACACCCTCACCGCCCTCCAGGGGCTGAACGACCGCTTCGTCCGGGAGCTCTACCCACAGCACCTCGAATACGGCCGGATCGACGGGCGCATCCGCACCTGGTACAACCCGAACCTCGACAGCCAATACTTCTATGTCCCCGGCATCGTGGCCTTCCTGATCATGCTCTTGACCCTGCTTTTCACCTCGATGGCCATCATCCGCGAGCGGGAGGCCGGCACGATGGAGCAGTTGATCGTCACCCCGCTGACCTCCTCCGAGTGGATCCTCGGCAAGACCATCCCCTACATCCTGATCGCCCAGGCCCAGATGCTGGGGGTCACGATCTTCGCCGTGTGGTGGTTCGAGGTCCCCATGGTCGGGAGCGCGCCCCTGCTCTTCGGCGCCACCTGCCTCTTTCTCCTGAGCACGCTCGGGATCGGGCTTTTCATCTCTACCATCTCCACCACTCAGCAGCAGGCCATGATGACCACCTTCTTCTTCATGGTCCCGTTCTTCATGCTGAGCGGGTTCGTCTTCCCCATCTCGAACATGCCCCTGCCCGTGCAGTGGTTCACCCACCTGAACCCGCTCAGGCATTTCCTGGTCATCATCCGCGGCATCTTCCTCAAGGGGACCGGCTTCGAGACGCTTTGGCCCCAATTCGCCGCGCTGGCGCTTCTGGGCACAGCTGTCTTCGCGGCGGCGGTCGGCCGTTTCAGCAAGCACCTCGACTGAAACGAAACGACGCCGAATTCGGCGGGAAGGGCCGCTTTCGCATAAGGGCAGAAGAAGCCGGCTAAAACGGCCCTTTCCGGATGGGAGCCCATCGGGATTCCGGGCGCCGGCGGCGGCAAGCAAGCCCCCCGCCGGTCTGGACCCGGTCTAAGGCGACACCTTCAGCTTCTGCCCCGGCTGGATGACGTCCTGCGCCGTCAGACCGTTGAGCTGCCGCAGCTTGTCGACGCTCAGGTTGTGTTTCAGGCCGATACGGTAAAGGGTGTCCCCCGGCTCGACCGTATAGACGCGGGAGGACGCCGTGGCGGCAGGCTTGGCAGCCGCCTTGGGAGCCGGGGCCGGTTTGGCGGCCGCCTTTGGGGCTGCAGGCCGGGCAGCCTGACGGGAGGCTGATTCGACCTCTCGCGCGAGGCCCTGCAGCTGCGAACCGATGTCCTGCTGGTTCCGGTTCAGCTGGGAAACAAAATCCTTCACCGAGGCCTGCTCCTGCTCGAGCGCGGCAAGCCGGTCCGAAAGCCCGGTCCACTTGCCCGTCTGCCCCTCCATCTGGGCGATCTTCGCCTCCAGGGCCGCCACCTTTTCCTCGAGCTTGATGTCGTTCCGCCCGCGGCTGCTCAGGACCAGAAGCACGATGATCAGCAGCATCAGCCCCACTGCGGCGATCAGGATGGGCTTGAGCAGAGACCCGCCCGGGGAGGATCCTGCCGGCCCCATTCTGCTCCGGTCATCCCTGTCCGCGTAATCGAATGCCTCGGTGGTTTCCTCTTCCATCTCGTCCAGATCCCTATCCTTGTCTTTCAACATGACTCTCTCCTCGCCCCCTTAAAAGCTCCATAATGTCCATTCCCAAATATCCTTCAGCACGGCCGGCGTGCGCACTTCCATCCACCCTTCTCCTGGCGGGTCGAAGCCCCCCGGAAAGGAAGAGATTTCTTCACACCCTGCGGGTGCTCAGTCCCACCCCCTCGGGGCGGGTCCCGGTTTCTTCACACCCTGCGGGTGCTCAGTCCCACCCCCTCGGGGCGGGTCCCGGTTTCTTCACACCCTGCGGGTGCTCAGTCCCACCCCTTCGGAGCGGCTCCCGGTTCATGAAACTCAAGGATATGAAGCGCTTGTGCAAAGGCGGCTGGCAGACCGCCGCCCGGCGATGGTGCGGGTCGATGCCGGGACCGGCGAACAAACCTTTTCCGGATCGAATCCAGGTTAACCTAAAAAAGCCGCGGCTTCAAGGAATCGCCGAATGCGCCCGGCGGAATCCTCACCCGGTCGAGCCCTCTCCCGGCGCCAAAAAGAGCTTGAAAAGAACCGGGGCTTATGCTGTAATTTTTTTAAGCCTTTCTCGGAATGATCGGAATTGGAGTTTCCGTATGGACTCCGGCCCGGCCTGCCGCGGCCGAACCGGAATATGCAGGTCTGCCTGTGGCCGCCGCGGCCCGTAGGCCCGGGGCGCCATAAGAGGATCTCACCTGCTCTGGCATTCGACAT
This genomic stretch from Desulfatiglans anilini DSM 4660 harbors:
- a CDS encoding ABC transporter permease — protein: MKRLRIRELVRKEFIQLFRDRKNRPLLIITPLVQLILFGYVVSTDVRDIRLALVDQSRTVESRMLQDAYDANETFRILLFPDDTRGLEQALLERRVDMAVVIPPDFSATLRSGRTADVQILVDGSMSNMASVRISHTLTALQGLNDRFVRELYPQHLEYGRIDGRIRTWYNPNLDSQYFYVPGIVAFLIMLLTLLFTSMAIIREREAGTMEQLIVTPLTSSEWILGKTIPYILIAQAQMLGVTIFAVWWFEVPMVGSAPLLFGATCLFLLSTLGIGLFISTISTTQQQAMMTTFFFMVPFFMLSGFVFPISNMPLPVQWFTHLNPLRHFLVIIRGIFLKGTGFETLWPQFAALALLGTAVFAAAVGRFSKHLD
- a CDS encoding ABC transporter ATP-binding protein; this translates as MPGSNEHPAGEDKPARPAPMIEVQGVSKRYGAEEAVSAADFTIERGIVFGLVGSDGAGKTTLLRMMATMLKPDTGRIVIGGFDAVRERNRVKRLIGYMPQRFGLYQDLTVEENLDFFMDIYGIPGRLRASKRESLLGFSNLLSFVERQARHLSGGMKQKLGLACVLVHEPEVLILDEPTNGVDPVSRMEFWEILTERRAQGMTVVVSTAYLDEARKCDRILLMHRSRILAEAAPDTLYEGFADLESAIIHRIRDIDEGPEHGQFEH
- a CDS encoding EI24 domain-containing protein, with translation MKSFLQGFTYHAKGLSLAFRRPRLLFWGILRLAVVLLLTVAASALVLVYHQEILNAVWTRPESRWILWLWVLLSWLLSLFLMGVAAVLSYLVAQIVFAVLVMDYMSRITEKIVTGHVEEPSGGLLKVLLYLIGQEIPRAVLPVAGSLILMVFGWLLPFGPLWVLLSSAAAVCFLAWDNTDLVPARRLLPFGERFGLFKKNLLFHLGFGLPFLVPAVNIFLLSFAPVGATLYALDRMGKAPGTGDGAA
- a CDS encoding ABC transporter ATP-binding protein, producing the protein MANSNTDAVRVKDLVKRFGAFTAVAGISFSVKRGEIFGLLGPNGAGKSTTIRMLCGIIRPTSGEGHVAGYDLFTESERIKEHIGYMSQRFSLYEDLTPFENIRFYLGIYNVPVQSWPEKIDRTLAMTRLEDARNRLTRDLPPGLRQRLALGCALLHQPAVLFLDEPTSGVDPLTRRRFWEFIRELAEGGVTVFVTTHYMDEAEHCGRIVMIHDGVIVAEGSPAAIIAEHLPEGGGGLNEAFVALMRRRRP
- a CDS encoding HlyD family secretion protein gives rise to the protein MKKRLILIVFVILLLGVGLLVYLGQRREKTAERYYSGTIESIESNIAFQVSGRVQEVLVDEGQAIRKDQVLARLDPTTYEARVQKAAADLEQTVHAAAEAEVQLAAVEIAAPAAVARAEAAVRSLEANLEELTAGYRKQEVHRAEQALLAAQATLEEARRDKERYEKLFERKVVSAAEMEAYALRHETALREYERAKAASDLSREGFRKESIKAAAARLSEGRAALEEARGNLKKVDAARAALDVARARVQAAEAALRLARTESGYTVLEAPFDAIVTSRNVEPGEVITPTREVLSIADLHLVKLKIFVGETEIGRVKPGQNAVVKTDTFPAKEYRGTVSYISPEAEFTPKIIQTHKERVKLVYLVKISLPNPDLELKPGMPADAWLE
- a CDS encoding LysM peptidoglycan-binding domain-containing protein, with the translated sequence MLKDKDRDLDEMEEETTEAFDYADRDDRSRMGPAGSSPGGSLLKPILIAAVGLMLLIIVLLVLSSRGRNDIKLEEKVAALEAKIAQMEGQTGKWTGLSDRLAALEQEQASVKDFVSQLNRNQQDIGSQLQGLAREVESASRQAARPAAPKAAAKPAPAPKAAAKPAATASSRVYTVEPGDTLYRIGLKHNLSVDKLRQLNGLTAQDVIQPGQKLKVSP
- the dprA gene encoding DNA-processing protein DprA — its product is MQTWSDERCYWLGLYLIPGLGNRTFKRLIDTFGDPRGVFNADPENLLRVVGIRQEAVRSIARREPAVDPVQELEAAERCGVRILTYGDRDYPHELREIHAPPMVLYVRGRVPPQNGTPVAVVGSRNASHYGLNVAERLGRGLGRGGVAVVSGMARGIDTAAHWGCLDAGGYTVAVLGTGVDQVYPRSNGRLMARILETGTVLSEFPMGTLPEPRNFPIRNRLISGLSRGVVVVEATRKSGSLITAAQALEQGREVFAVPGSVDSIKSAGTHFLLKQGARLVEGTEDILEELAIRPRVETGVGKPAASPEAPDGVEGVVFRALDVYPLHIDEVVRKTRLPAGDVLGALMTLELKGLVKALPGRSYVRSA
- a CDS encoding ABC transporter permease; the protein is MRPAAARAIARKEYYHLIRDFRSLYLAFAIPLLLILIFGYALSLDVENVRTMVVDYDRTPLSRDLIQRLDATVAFRVVAHLPRSEDLAAELDAGRTTLGIVIPPGWSAELRADRQAPLQVLIDGSDPNFAGITKSYAEAFIQGYNLARLQAFLDRSGMGPIDIPVEGRVRVWFNEDLESRNFIVPGIIAIIIMIVGAMLTSLVIAKEYEDGTMETIRSLPVTALEFLLGKAAPYFFIALVDVLIAVLMGQVLFGVVMKSSFWLMILASAVYLCVALSLGFLISILTKSQLVANQLAVLVTYLPSLLLSDFVFPVVNMPPLLQKVTAVVPATYFIDIMNGLYLRELGLAHLWTSYAVLLGMFAALGIGTLLALKREGL
- the gnd gene encoding phosphogluconate dehydrogenase (NAD(+)-dependent, decarboxylating), with the protein product MQIGMIGLGRMGMNMARRLIRGGHEVVAYNRTREKTERLAAEGAGAAFSLEELVKKLAAPRAVWLMLPAGATVDEHLTRLAGILSRGDMVIDGGNTYYKDDVRRAELLAPKGIHYVDVGVSGGVWGLEAGYCLMVGGGKRVYDILEPVFRSLAPAEGVLHCGATGAGHFLKMVHNGIEYGMMQAYAEGFGILDASAYSDDLDYAKVAHLWNQGSVIRSWLLELAEGMFSRSARLADIGAFVEDSGEGRWTALQAVESGVPAPVLTLSLMSRFRSRVDDNFSDKVVAALRREFGGHAVRKTTESI